ttcatcttcttcatcttcattcttTGGTAGCGGGGGCCACAAGAAATTCGGGCGAAAGTGCTCATTATATTGTTACATCCAAAATTTTGCCCACATCCAGTGAGGTTTTCACAGAAAGGTCTTCTAAAAGAGGAATAATATCTAATAATTCGTTATCATGAGTATCTGAGAACCAGGACGAAATCGGTATTGCATGTTGGggatgaaaaatataagaTGCCGGAGAGTTATCGAGAATGATGATATCTGATAACGGCCTTCCAATCTGGGATAAGTTTTTTATATAGTTTCCTTCATAGTTATAGCAAGCCTCTCTGAATAATCTGTGATGAATGACTTTATCTGTGTCTAATATATCAAGCAAAGGATCACCGTATCGAGAGACACTAGCCGTGAAGACTACAACCTCGAATAATTTTCCGActctttccaaaaattcttccacACCAGGTCTTTTAATGACATAGACATTGTGTACTTGGTCATCTATTTCCACagacaaaacaaaatcCGCAGATCGTAAgtatttgaaagaagagTGTACCAAGGTTTCATCCAGGTCCAGTATTAGGCATTTCTTGCCCTTTGTACTTTCATCTTGTGGGGGGAGCAGAGTGTTGTAACCTGGTGCATGATACTGGCCCTGCTGCAAAAGCGTTAGATcaatatattcttcatcttcatcgtcttcGTCGTCGGCATCGTTGGAAGTTTCACTGGCTTGAGAGCTGCTACTTACCCTACTCAAATTCATATCTTGGATAAGATGGTCAGACGATACTTGTACAGTAGGCCCTCGCTGCTGCGACTGCGACTGCGACTGTGACTGTGACTGTGACTGGGGTTGTGGTTGTGGTTGTgactgttgttgttgttgctgctgttgttttTTCTGCCTGGAAGTATCTTTCACAGCATCTCCTTTTTCCTGTACAATGCCACGACTGCGACGGTTATCTTCATCGTCGAtctcttcatcttcgtcaaCCTCGTATTTTTCCTCGTAAAGATCATCTTTACTAATTCGCTTCTCTACTTTTGTCATATTATTAGTAGTAGTGGCGGTGACGGCTGCAGTCGGCGACGAtggcttctttttttcattatcgTTCGTGCTTATCCCAGATTTACCGGTGGATCGTTCAGTGGAACTGAAAGTAGCGGCTGAATTTGTCTTAGAAGGAGGAGAGTTTGTCTGATGTACGCCACGGGTTCGGCTTTTCGTGTTGGAATGTTTAACGCTTCTGTTTTTATTGAGAGAACTGCTCTGTTGTTGGCGATAAGCAGAATTGGAATTGGATTGTGTCGTCTCGGAAGAGCAGCACAGTATTGACGATATGAAACCCATACTGTTTTGCTACTTATTGTTGTTAAAGCTTACGAACACGAATGTAGGCAAATAAAAAGCTTGGATAAACGCACAATGAAAGGGGAAGTGCGATTGATTATGCTATAAGGAATGACACGAAGAGAGCAGACTATAGGCTAGGCAGGCGATAAAGGAAGGAGTTGTACTTGAC
Above is a genomic segment from Saccharomyces cerevisiae S288C chromosome XII, complete sequence containing:
- the PSR1 gene encoding phosphatase (Plasma membrane-associated protein phosphatase; involved in the general stress response and the inactivating dephosphorylation of Mep2p; required along with binding partner Whi2p for full activation of STRE-mediated gene expression, possibly through Msn2p dephosphorylation, and for inhibition of TORC1 in response to limiting amino acids; regulates the sodium ion stress response with Psr2p; member of the HAD family of protein phosphatases), giving the protein MGFISSILCCSSETTQSNSNSAYRQQQSSSLNKNRSVKHSNTKSRTRGVHQTNSPPSKTNSAATFSSTERSTGKSGISTNDNEKKKPSSPTAAVTATTTNNMTKVEKRISKDDLYEEKYEVDEDEEIDDEDNRRSRGIVQEKGDAVKDTSRQKKQQQQQQQQSQPQPQPQSQSQSQSQSQSQQRGPTVQVSSDHLIQDMNLSRVSSSSQASETSNDADDEDDEDEEYIDLTLLQQGQYHAPGYNTLLPPQDESTKGKKCLILDLDETLVHSSFKYLRSADFVLSVEIDDQVHNVYVIKRPGVEEFLERVGKLFEVVVFTASVSRYGDPLLDILDTDKVIHHRLFREACYNYEGNYIKNLSQIGRPLSDIIILDNSPASYIFHPQHAIPISSWFSDTHDNELLDIIPLLEDLSVKTSLDVGKILDVTI